The following proteins are encoded in a genomic region of Xenopus laevis strain J_2021 chromosome 3L, Xenopus_laevis_v10.1, whole genome shotgun sequence:
- the gatm.L gene encoding glycine amidinotransferase, mitochondrial (The RefSeq protein has 1 substitution compared to this genomic sequence): MLRVRCLRGGSRGAEAVHYIGSMLRKSFVGWVQRSFQSTQAAAVSEKPCAADEKVRDTAAQECPVCSYNEWDPLEEVIVGRPENANVPPFSVEVKANTYEKYWPFYQKHGGQSFPVDHVKKAIEEIEEMCKVLKHEGVIVQRPEVIDWSVKYKTPDFESTGMYAAMPRDILLVVGNEIIEAPMAWRARFFEYRAYRPLIKDYFRRGAKWTTAPKPTMADELYDQDYPIRTVEDRHKLAAMGKFVTTEFEPCFDAADFMRAGRDIFAQRSQVTNYLGIEWMRRHLAPDYKVHIISFKDPNPMHIDATFNIIGPGLVLSNPDRPCHQIELFKKAGWTVVTPPTPLIPDNHPLWMSSKWLSMNVLMLDEKRVMVDANETSIHKMFEKLGISTIKVNIRHANSLGGGFHCWTCDIRRRGTLQSYFR, from the exons CTAAGAAAAAGCTTCGTCGGATGGGTGCAGCGAAGTTTCCagagcacccaggcagctgcagTGTCAGAAAAACCCTGCGCTGCTGACGAGAAGGTCAGGGACACCGCCGCTCAAGAATGTCCTGTCTGTTCTTACAATGAATGGGACCCACTGGAGGAAGTCATCGTGGGCAGACCTGAAAATGCCAATGTCCCTCCATTCTCTGTGGAAGTCAAG GCAAACACATATGAAAAATACTGGCCTTTTTACCAGAAGCATGGAGGTCAAAGTTTTCCTGTGGATCATGTCAAGAAGGCCATTGAGGAAATTGAGGAGATGTGCAAAGTTCTGAAACATGAAGGAGTTATCGTGCAAAGGCCTGAGGTCATTGATTGGTCAGTGAAATACAAAACACCTGACTTTGAATCTACAG GAATGTATGCTGCTATGCCTCGAGACATCCTGCTCATTGTTGGGAATGAGATCATTGAAGCGCCTATGGCCTGGCGAGCTCGTTTCTTTGAATACAGAGCTTACCGTCCTCTCATTAAGGATTATTTCCGCCGTGGGGCAAAGTGGACCACTGCACCGAAACCAACAATGGCTGATGAACTCTATGACCAG GATTATCCCATTCGCACAGTGGAGGACAGACACAAACTGGCTGCTATGGGAAAGTTTGTTACAACAGAATTTGAGCCCTGTTTTGATGCTGCTGACTTTATGAGAGCCGGGAGAGACATCTTTGCACAGAGAAGTCAG GTTACAAACTACCTCGGCATTGAATGGATGCGAAGGCATCTGGCACCAGACTACAAAGTACACATAATATCATTTAAGGACCCTAACCCAATGCACATTGATGCTACATTCAACATTATTGGGCCTGGCCTTGTACTTTCCAATCCAGATCGCCCTTGCCACCAG attGAACTATTTAAGAAAGCTGGCTGGACTGTGGTTACTCCCCCAACTCCATTAATCCCAGACA ATCATCCTCTGTGGATGTCCTCAAAATGGCTTTCCATGAATGTCTTAATGCTGGATGAGAAGCGTGTGATGGTGGACGCCAATGAAACCTCTATTCATAAGATGTTTGAAAAATTAG GCATTTCTACCATCAAAGTCAATATTCGCCATGCGAATTCATTAGGAGGTGGATTCCATTGCTGGACATGTGATATTCGGCGCCGTGGAACCCTACAGTCTTATTTTAGATAA